A window of Cellulomonas wangleii genomic DNA:
CACCTTCCGTCAGCCGGTCAGGGCGGCGAGCACCGTACGCTCCTCGGCGGGCGTCAGACCGGAGCGCCGCGGCCGGTCGGCGCCGCGCGCGACCTCGTCGGCCAGCGCGCGGCCGACGGTCTCGGCCAGCGTCCGCTCGTGCCCGCCGGCCGCGCGGTACGCCGACCCGTCGCGCCGCACGAGCGCGGACGCCTCGGGCGGCAACCACAGCGGCAACGACCGGGGCCCTGCCCAGTGCCGGACGTCGTGGGCGAGCAGCGCCGCGTCGTCGACAGGCACGACGACGTCCTGGCGATGGACCGCGCGGAGCGCGCCGCGTCCGCCGAGCGGGCGCGGGAGTACGCGCTGCGCTTCGACCGGGGGGCCGTGCTGGACCGGATCCTCGACCAGGTGACCGCGGTGACCTGGGAACCCGTCCCGGCATGACGAGCCTCCGGGGGCCGGGTCGGCGCGCGGCCGACCCGGCCCCTGCGCTCGTCAGGGGGTCGCGTAGGCGGTGAACTGCGTCCCGGCGGGCAGCTCGTCGTAGAAGTCGATCTCGAACGGGCCCTCGCCACCTGCGGGCACGAGCTCGACGTAGCCGCGCTCCGCGCCCACCACCGTCCCCGCCGGGTCGGTCGCCACGACCACGACCAGGGCCATCTCCACGTCCTCGGCCAGGCTGCTCGTCACCGTCCCGGTGATCGTCGTCCCCCACGACGACTCCTCCGCGACCGGTGTGCTCGTGGTGAGCGCACCGCCGCCGGGCGCGTGGACGACCCCGCGCTGCACGGCGGGCAGCCGCACCTCGACGCGGTCGGGCGTCATGCCGCCGAGCTCACGGAAGGTCCCCGTGATCGCGGTGCGACCGGGCAGCGCCGTCAGGTACTGGGGGCGAGCCGCGATGAGGGTGCCGTCGGCGGCGATCGCCTCGACCGACATCTCCGCGGAGTCGTACCGGTGGTCCGGGTTGGGGTTGTCGACGGTGACGACGAACCACCAGGACCCCTCATCGAGCGGGTCCGGCCCGAACGCGATGTCGGCCACCTGCAGCGGTGCCGCGGCCGGGCCGGTGCCGGCCTGCGCGTCGTCGCCCGCGCCCTGCTCGTCCGCCCGCTCGCCACCCTGCTCGTCGGGCTGCGCGCCACCCGGCAGGTCCTCGTCGGGGACCGCACCGGGACGCTCCGGCTCCACGTGCTCCTCCACCTGCTCCGCGACGACCTCCGTGGTCGAGACGAGCTCGTACACGACCAGCGTGGTGAAGCCGACCACGGTCGCCAGCGTCCCGACGACGACACCGGCGACGCCCGCACCGACCTTCCGGCCCGCGCCCCGCCCCCGGGCGATCGACACGATGCCCAGCACCAGCGCGACCAGACCCAGCAGCACCGCCACGACGTTGGCGACCGGCACCCAGGCCATGACGAACGCGATGATCGCCAGGACGAGGGCGGCGACGGCGAGGCCGTTGCGCGTCGGGGGCGCGACCGGGCCCCAGGGCGCGCCCGGCGGGTTGGCGGCGGGGTCGGGGCCCAGCGGGTGGGCGCCGGTCGGGTCGGTGCTCGGCGGGGTGGTGCCGGGCGGCCGCCAGGGGGACGACCCGGCCGGGTCGTGCGGCGAGTCGGACGGGGCACCGGGACCGTACGTCGCAGCGGGCGGCCCGGGCGTGCCGTACGGCGCCCCGCCGACCTGGTACGGGTTCGCAGCGGGCCCGCCGTACGGGCTCGCGGCCGACCCGCCGTACGGGGACACCGGTCCGCCGTGGGGGACGGTCCCGGGCGGTGCGGGCGGGACGTCGGGCGCCGCGAAGGGCTCCAACGGCGGCGGTCCCGGCGGCGGGGGCGGCGGGACCGCCCCGGTTCCGTGCGGCGTCGTCGACGGGTCCTCGCTGCTCACGGCACTCCTGATCCAGGGGGTGGGATGGGTCAGGCAGCATCTTGACGCACGTCGCCGGGATCACCGGGTGAGAGCCCGGAGCCGACGCCCGGACGGTCGAGCCCGTCCCCGTCCCGGCCGCCGCCGTCCAGCCGGTCAGCGGGACGCCGCGGCCAGCACCTCGCGCTCCTCGTCCGGCGTGAGGCCGGCGCGACGCGGCCGGTCCACGCCACGTCGCACCTCGTCGGCCAGGACGCGGGCGATCGTGTCGCGCAGCGGGCGCTCCGTGCCGCCGGCCGCGCGGTACGCCGACCCGTCGCGGCGTGCGAAGCCGATCGCCTCCGGGGGCAGCCACAGCGGCAACGACCGCGGACCGGCCCAGTACGCCACGTCGTGCGCCAGCAGGGTCGCGTCGTCGACGGGCACGAGCTCGGCGTCCGGCCCAGAGACGGCGGCGACCTCGGCGAGCAGGTCAGCCAGCGGGACGGCCGTGCCGACGGCGTTCACCGGCCCGGTGAGGCCCGCGCGCCCCGCGGCGACGAGCCACGCGGCGAGGTCGTCCACGTCGATCACCTGCATGAAGCGCCCCTCCGGCGTCGGGGCGAGCACCCGCCCGCCACGGTGCAGGCGCGCCGGCCAGTAGCCGAACCGGTCGGACGGGTCCCCGGGTCCCACGATCAGCCCGGGCCGCGCGAGGAGCAGACGGTCACCGAGCCGCGCGGCGGTCGCCCGCTCCGCGGCCACCTTGGCGTCCGGGTACCGGGTCAGGTCCTCGGGCTCGACGACGGTGGCTGTCTCGTCCGCGCCCGGCTCGTCGTCCCGCGCGTACACGGACACCGACGAGACCAGCGTCCAGTGCGCCGCGCGGTCGGCGAGGGCGTCCAGCGCCGACGTGACGAGGTCCGGCTCGTACGCGATCTCGACGACCTCGTCCCAGGCGCCGGTCAGCGCGTCGTACGCGCCGGGCTCGCGCCGGTCGGCCCGGACCAGGCGGGCGCCGTCCGGCACGTCCCCCGAGGTGCCGCGCGCGAGGCAGACGACCTCCGCCCCGTCCGCGAGCGCCGCCCGCACCAGGGCGGCCCCGAGCCACCCCGTCCCGCCGAGCACCAGCACGCGTCGCATGCGCCCAGTCAACAGGCCGGGCCGACGTGGGGTGCGCGACCGGCCGGGTGACGTGCCGCGTTCGCGGTCAGCGCACGCGCGCCAGCGACTCCAGCGCGGCCACCGGGTCCGGACCGGTGGGGAACAGCACGCACGTCGTGGCACCCGCCGCACCGCGCGCGGCGATGCGCTCGCGGACGTCTGCCGGCGTGCCGGCCAGCGCGAGCTCGCGCACCCAGGCGTCGGGCAGGGCGGCCGCGAACTCCTCGGGCGACGCGCAGCGGGCACGCAGGGCCGCCAGGTCGGCCGCGAACGGCAGCGGCGCGACGTGCGGCACCCAGTCGGGCTCACCGATCCACGTGAGGCCGGTGCGTGCGAGCGCGAGGGCGCGCGCCTCGTCGTCGTCGACGGCGGCGACGTCGTAGGCGACCACGCGCGGCGGCGTGGGGGCGGCGACCTGCGCGACGGCCGCCCGCACGTAGGCAGGGGCGCACGGCTCGGCGAGCACCACGCCCTGGGCGACGCGCCCCGCCGCCGCGAGCGAGCGCGGACCCCGCACGCCCAGCAGCACGTCCGGCACGACGTCGGGCACCGACGACGGGTCGAGCGCGACGCCGTCGAGCACCACCGCCGCGCCCGGGGCCGTCGTCACCGTCTCGCCGCGCAGCAGCGCCCGCAGCGCGACGGTGTACTCCTCGAGGTACGTCAGGGGCCGCGCCGGCCACCGGCCGACCGACCGCATCCAGTCCGGCATGCCGTGCCCGATCCCGAAGGTGACGCGACCCGGGAACAGCCGCGCCAGCGTCGCGGCGTCCATCGCGGCGAACGCGACGTCCCGCGACGCGGCGGGCACGATGCCGATGCCGACGTGGATCCGCTCGGTCGCGGCCAAGACGGCTGCCGCCTGCGCGGCGCCGCCGCGGAAGCCGAGGTCCTCGACCACCCACAGCTCGTCGAAGCCCAGGGCCTCGGCGCGGCGGGCGTGCTCGAGCACACGGTCGGCGGGCAGGTCACGCGGCAGGAGCACCCCGAGGGACGGCGTCGTCATGGGGGACATCCTCGCGTGTGCCGCGCCCGCGTCGCTCGGCAGATGCGCCTGCCGCGCGAGGCGGGGCCGCCTCCCGCGAGCCGGAGGGCCGGCTCACGGCCCCATCCGGCGGTGCTCGACCACGAGCGCACCGACCAGCACGAGCACGAGCACGCCGAGCGAGATGCTCACGGCGATCCAGCCGGCCGTCGAGGTGACCAGGTTGCCGACCACGGCGACCAGCAGCAGAGTCCACAGCGCGACGCGCAACGGACGCCCGGGGGCGCCGGCCGGGTCGGCCGCTGCTGGGGCGCGGTCGGCGGGGACGGTGTCGGCGGCGGTGAGGAGGGTGTCGGTGAAGGCGGTGTCGGTGAAGGCGTCGGGACCGGTCATCGCGGGGCTCCTGGGGTGTGTCGGGATGATGCTGACGACGCTACGGACCGGCCCCCTGCTGCCACGATCCAGCCCGCCACCCAACCGAGGTGCAGCAGGCTGTACTCCCTGCCCGCCCGGCCCCGCACCGCACCGGGGGTGCCCTAGGGTCGCGGTCGAGGAGGTGCCATGACGGCCGACCCCGGTGCCCGCACCGCCCCGCCCCACCCGACGCACAACCGCGGCCCCGCCCGCGACGCCGCGCCCGTGCCGCCGCGTGCGCGCGGCCGGGCCGCGCGCACCCTCGACGCGCTCGAGCACGTGGTCGGCGGCCTGGGCACGGGGCTGCTCGCACTGATGTCGCTGCTGGCGCTCGTGCTGACCGCCCTGCTGTGCGTGGTCGGCGTGGGGTTCCTGCTCGCGCCCGGGGTGCTGCGCGCGGTCCGCGCGGTCGCGGACCGCGAGCGCACACGCCTGTCGCACACAGGCGCGCCCGTCGTCAGCCCGGGTCCGCTGCCCGACGGCCTGCGCGCGCAGCTCACGGACCCGGATGTGCACCGCGAGCTGGCGTGGACGCTGCTGCACGGGACCGTCGGCGTCCTGCTGGGCCTGGTGGCGATGACGCTGCCGTTCTCGGCCGTCCGGGACGTGACCGTGCCGCTGTGGTGGCGCGCCTTCCCCGAGCAGGTCGCGTCGACCGACCTGATGTACGTGCCGGTCACGTCGTGGCCCACCGCGTTCCTGGCCTTCCTGCTCGGTGTCGGGTGGCTCGTGCTCGCCGTCGTCGTGCTGCCGCCGCTGTCCCGGCTGCAGTCGTGGCCGGGACGTGCGCTGCTGGCGCCCCCGCCGGGCGCCGACCTGGCGCTGCGCGTCGCGCAGCTCACCGCCACCCGCGCCGGCGCGCTCGACGCCCACGTGGCCGAGCTGCGGCGCATCGAGCGGTCCCTGCACGACGGCACACAGAACCGCCTGGTCGCGGTGACCGTGCTGCTGGGGGCCGCGCGCCGGGCGGTCGCCCGGGACCCCGCCCGCGCGGAGGAGCTGCTGGAGCGCGCGCACAGCGCCGCGGAGGAGGCGCTGGCCGAGCTGCGGTCCGTCGCGCGCCACATCCTGCCGCCGGTCCTCACCGACCGGAGCCTGGCCGACGCGCTGACCGGGCTCGCGTCGTCCAGCCTCGCGCCGTGCGCGCTGCGCGTCGACCTGCCCGGGCGGTGCGCCGCGTCGGTGGAGGCCACCGCGTACTTCGTGGTCGCCGAGGCGCTGACGAACGCGGCCCGGCACGCCCGCGCGACCGCCGTCACGGTGGACGTCGGGATGGTCGCGGGCCGGCTGCGCGTCGCCGTCACCGACGACGGCGCGGGCGGCGCGGACGAGACCGCCGGGTCCGGCCTCGCCGGGATCCGGCGCCGCGCCGAGGCGCACGACGGCACGATGCTGCTGACCAGCCCGCCCGGCGGGCCGACGACCCTGGAGGTGACCCTGCCGTGCGGATCGTGATCGGCGAGGACGACGCCCTGCTGCGCGAGGGCCTGGCCCTGCTGCTGCGGGCCGAGGGACTGGACGTGGTGGCCACGGCCGCCGACGCCGACGAGCTGCTGGCGGCCGTCGAGCGCCACGAGCCCGACGTCGCGATCGTCGACGTGCGGATGCCCCCGACCCACACCGACGAGGGCATCCGCGCGGCCGTCGAGGCGCGCCGGCGCCACCCGGACCTGGCGGTGCTGGTGCTGTCGGCGTACGTCGAGCAGGCCTTCGCCACCGACCTGCTGGTGCAGGGCGGTGCGCGTCTGGGCTACCTGCTCAAGGAGCGGGTCGGGCGCGTCGAGGAGTTCCTGGCTGCGCTGCACCGCGTGGCCGACGGCGGCACGGCCATCGACCCCGACGTGGTCGCCCAGCTGCTCACGCGGACGCGGTCCGACCCGCGCCTGGACCGCCTGAGCCCACGGGAGCGCGAGGTGCTCGAGGTCATGGCCGAGGGCCTGGGCAACACCGCGATCGCGACCCGCCTGTTCATCACCGAGGGCGCCGTCCACAAGCACATCCGCAGCATCTTCGCGAAGCTCGACCTGCCGCCCGACGACGAGGCGGACCGCCGCGTCACCGCCGTGCTGCGGTACCTGGAGGACGCCCAGCGCCGGGGGTGAACGGCGCCGGCGCCGGCGGCGACGCCCCGCCTCAGCGCTCCTCCGCCGCCTTCACCGCCAGCACCGGGCACCGCGCGTCCAGCAGGATCCGCTGCGCGGTGGACCCGAGCAGGAACTTGCCGACGGGTGACCGGTGCCGGATGCCGATGACGAGCATCGTCGCGCCGACCTCGTCGGCGATGCCGAGCAGCGCGTCGGGGACGTCGCGCACGACCGGTTGGCGGACCTCGGCCTCGACGTCCAGCAGGGCGAGCAGCGTGCGGACGTCGGCGACGTCGTCGGCGCCGGCGTACCGGTCGTCGACGGCAGCGGTGCCGGTCGTCGCGTTCACCACCAGCAGCTCCTCGCCGTGCACTCGCGCCTCGCGCGCCCCACGGACGAGGGCCGCGTGGCCCCGGGCGTCGGGCGTCCAGCCCACGACGACGGTCATCGCCTCACCTCTTCCTCGAGCTCGTCGACCTCGTCCGCCAGCCGCTCCGGCCCCTGCCGCCCGGGGACCAGCCGCAGCACGAGCGGCCCCAGCAGCAGCGCCGCGATCACCACGTACACCACCACCGCGACGGGCTCGCTCCACAGCGCCGCGACGTCCCCGCGGGACAGCTGGAGCGCCTGGCCCAACTGCTCCTCGAGCCGCGGCCCGAGGATGACGCCCACGATGAGCGGCAGGACCGGCAGCCCGAAGCGGCGCATCGCGAACCCCAGGGCACCGAACAGGCAGAGCAGCGCGACGTCGAACCACTGGAAGTTCACGCTGTACGCGCCGAGCACCGCGAAGAACAGGATGCCCGCGTACAGGTACGGCCGCGGGATGCGCAGCAGCCGCGCCCAGACCGGGGCGAGGGGCAGGTTGATGACCAGCAGCAGGGTGTTGGCGACGAACAGGCTGGCCAGCAGCGTCCACACCAGCTCCGGCTCGGCCTCGAACAGCTGCGGTCCGGGCTGCAGGCCGTAGCCCTGCATCGCGGCGAGGATGACGGCGGCCGTCGCGGTCGTCGGCAGGCCGATGGCCAGCAGCGGGACGAGCGTGCCGGCGGCGGACGCGTTGTTGGCGGCCTCGGGCCCGGCGACGCCCTCGATGGCGCCCTTGCCGAACTCGTCGCGGTGCTTGCCCGCGAGCCTGCGCTCGGTGACGTACGACAGGAACGTCGGCATCTCGGCACCGCCGGCGGGCAGCGCGCCGAACGGGAAGCCGAACGCGGTGCCCCGCAGCCACGGCTTCCACGACCGCCCCCAGTCGGCGCGGTCCATCCACGGCCGCCCCACGGGGATGATCTCCAGCGGCCGACGGCGCAGGTGCGCGGCGACCCACAGCGCCTCCCCGACGGCGAAGATCGCGACGGCGACGACGACGATGTCGATGCCGTCGGCGAGCAGGGGGTTGCCGAACGTCAGGCGCGCCTGCCCGGTCGCGGTGCCGACGAGCCCGATCGTCAGCCCCAGCGCCAGCGCGATGAAGCCACGCAGCCGCGAGGACCCGAGCACCGTGGTCACGGCGATCAGCGCGAGCACCATGAGCGCGAAGTACGACGGCGCGCCCAGGACGACGACCCACTCGGCGACCGTCGGTGCGAGCGCGACCAGCAGGATCGTGCCGATGGTCCCGGCGACGAAGGACCCGATCGCGGCGGTCGCCAGGGCCTGCGCCGCGCGCCCGCCCTTGGCCATCTTGTTGCCCTCGAGCGCGGTGATGACCGACGACGACTCCCCGGGCGTGTTCAGCAGGATCGACGTCGTCGACCCGCCGTACATGCCGCCGTAGTAGATGCCGGCGAACAGGATGAGCGCCGCACTGGGCTCGACGTTGTAGGTCACCGGCAGCAGCAGCGCGACCGTCATGGCCGGGCCGATGCCGGGCAGCACGCCGACGGCGGTGCCGAGCAGCACGCCGACCACCGCGTACAGCAGGTTCTCCGGCGTGACGGCCAGGCTCAGGCCCGTGAGCAGCGCGTCCATCACAGGACCCCGTCCAGGACGCCCGCGGGGATGGGGATGCCCAGCCCGACGTAGAACCCGTACCAGGACCCCACCGACATGACCGCCCCGATCAGCAGGTTGCGCACCCAGTGCCGGTTGCCGAGCACGGTCGCGGCACCCGCGAACAGCAGCGCGCCGACGATCGCCCACCCCAGGAGTTCCAGCAGCGCGACGGTGGCGACGAGGACGCCGGCGAGCCCGGCGAGCGTGCGCCAGTCGGTGCCCTGGTCGAGGTCGACGTCCTCACCGGCCTCGCCCTCGGCACGGTCGCCGCGGGCCGTCGCGACCGCGAAAAGGACCGCGAGCACGACGAGCGCCGAGCCGATGACGTACCCGAAGGCCGCCGGCCGCACGACCTGGTCGGCGAAGCCCGGTCCGAGTCCCGCGGAGTCGACGACCGTCCCGACGCCGACGACCGCGAGCACCGCGGCGAGCCCGTACTGCGCGCGGTCGACGGTCGGCGCCGGGGCACCGACCCCGTCGTCACCGGGCCCGGCGGCCGGGGTGCGGCCCGCCGCGCCCGCAACGCCGCCCGCCGCGCTCACAGCAGGCCCAGCTCGTCGAGGGTGCCGGACACCCGCTCGTCCTGCTCCACGAGGAACTCCTCGAACTCGTCGCCCGTCACGAACGCGTCGACCCAGCCGTTGGTCTCCAGCGCCTCTTGCCACGCCTCGGTCCCGTGCATCTCCTCGAGCAGCGCGATGTGCGCGTCGCGGACCTCGTCGGGGATGCCCGGCGGCGCGAGCACGCCGCGCCAGTTGGTGAACACCAGGTCGATGCCCGACTCGACGAGCGTGGGCGCGTCGACACCCGCGAGCCGCTCCTCGCCGGAGACGGCGAGCACCCGCAGCGACCCGTCGGCGATCTGCCCCTCGAACTCCGCGAGCCCGGACGTGCCGACGTCGATCTTGCTGCCGAGCAGCGCGGTGGTCAGCGGGCCGCCGCCGTCGTAGGAGATGTAGTTGACGGCCGTCGGGTCGACGCCGACCGCGTCCGCGAGCTGCATGGGGAACAGGTGGTCCGGCCCGCCGGGGCTGGACCCGCCGCCGACGCGCACACTGCCCGGGTCGGCCAACCACGCCGTGACCAGGTCGTCCACCGTCTCGAACGGCGAGTCGGCCGGGACCAACAGGCCCTCCTGCTCCTCGACGAGCTGAGCGATGGGCGTCGCCCCGCTGACCCGCGCGTCCGAGCCGTTGGTGTACGTCGCGCCGACGACGCCCAGGCCCATCGTCATGAGCAGGTCCTCCGCGCCGCGCTCGTTGACGAGCCGCTGCATGGCAACGGTCCCGCTCGCGCCCGTCACGTTGCTGACCTCGAACCGACCGGTCAGGCCCGCGGACTCCATGACGCGCGTGGCCGCGCGACCCGTCTGGTCGTAGCCGCCGCCGGGCGCGTTGGGGATCATCATGCGCAGCCGCTGGTTCTCGGCGCCGTCGTCACCGCGCGTGACGCCGCACCCCCCGAGCGCGAGCACCGCGACCAGCGCTGCGGCGACGACCGCCCTCCGCCCCGGCCCGGACCGACCCGCAGCGACGCCCCCCATGCAGAACACCTCCTCGTGCCTGCGTCGATCCTGCTGCCTGGGGGGCGGACCGGCACGTCGAGGGGGCGGAGGTGCAGGTGTCGCGCACAGCGCGGCGGTGGTGGTGGGAGCGAGTGAGGCGTCACCCCGCTCGGCTGCTGCGACCGAGGGCGTCTCAGCACAGCACGACCCCGGGGAGAGCGCGTCTCCCCGGGGTCGCACCGGTGGTGGGTCAGGTCAGACGGTGGCGGTCACCGTCCGGCGTGCCCGATCGGCCCTCCGTGCTTTCCCGGCTTCCCCGGCTTCCCCGGCTTGCCGGGCTTGCCGGGGTCTCCCGGCTTCCCCGGCTTCCCCGGCTTGCCGGGCTTCCCGGGGTCTCCCGGCTTGCCCGGGTCGACGTCCGCGACGACCGTCGCCGGCGCCGACGTGACCTCCGTCGACGTCGCGAAGCCACGCGCCGTGGCGGTCACCGTCACGGTCACCGCCCCGCCGACGTGCTTGCGGGTCGGCGTGAACGTCGCCCGGTGCGCGCCGGGGACGGGCCTGCCGTCGACCGCCCACCGGTAGGTGAGCCGCGCGTCGGCGGGGTCGGCGTCGACGACGGCGGTGAGCCGTCCCCGGACGGCGGCTGCCCCGTCGGCGTCCAGCCCGCCGATCGTCACGCCCCGGACGACCGCCTGGCGCACCACGCGCACGGTCGTCTCGGTGGTCACCGTGCCGTCGGGCGACGTGACCCGGACGGTGGCGACGCCGCCGTTCTCGTCCGACGGCTGCGTCACCTCCACCCGCGCGGCCGCGTCGACGGGCACCGCGACGACCGTCGGCCAGGCCGACCCGTCGACCGTGACGTCGAACGACGTCGTCCCGGGTGCCAGGCCCGGCACGTCGACCCCGTTCGTGCGCAGCGCCGCCAGGTCGGCCACGGACGACGCCGCGGGGGCGACGGCACCGATCTCGACCTCGGAGACGATCATGTGGACGCCCGGGTTCGGCGTCAGCGCGAACCGCAGGCCCGTCGCGGTCACGCCGTCGAGGTCGAGCGTGACGACCGGGGCCGTCCCGTCACCCGGCTCGACGACCGCGATCGGCGACCCGTCGACCGGCACCCACGCGCCGTCCTCGCCTCTCCGCTCGACCGCCACCTCGCTCGCCCAGCTGCGGTGGCTGCCGTCCGCGTAGAAGTGCACGGCCGCGTCGGCCACCTCGGTCACCGGGAACGTGTACGTCAGGGTGTCGCCCGCGCGTGCGGTGCTCACCCAGTTCGACCACGCCTTGTCGGTGCGGTCACCGTTGCGGGTGTTCTCGATCGAGTACCCCGGCTCGGTGAACGTCGCCTCGGCCGTCGTCGTGGGCAGCGGCACGATGTTCGCCGACGACCGCGCCGTGACGACCACGTGCAGCGTCGCCGCGACGGGCTCGGCACCGGCCTCGTTCGACTGGGCCGCACCGGTCACGCGCACGACGCCCTGCGCCGCGAACGACTCGTCGGTGACGCCCGACCAGTCCCACGTGACGGGCGTGTCGAACGTCGCGGTCGACGCCCCGATGCGCGCGGGCACGACCGCGGGCGCGGCGGCCTGCACCTGCGCGAGCGTCGCCCCCTCGTAGGTGGTGACGGACACCGGGTCGGTGACCGTGAACCCGCCGACGTCGACCGTGCCGGTGACCTGCAGGGTCGTGCCGTACACGTCGGTCGCGGTGCCGGTGACCGGCACCTGCCCGGCCTGCTCCCACGTGCCGGCCGGCACGTCGTCCCACACCACCGCGGCGGCGGGGCCCGTGCCCCAGCGGTACGTCGGCACCACCGTGGCGGGCAGCACCGGCGCGACGCCGACCGTGGTGCTCACGGCGACCGGCGGGACGCCGGTGGCCTCGACGTCGCGCGGGTACCAGCGCTGGTTGGCGCCACCGTTGGAGCCGTACACCCCGACGCCCGCGCCCTCGGTGGTGGACTGCCCACCGACCTCGAGCGCCTGGCCGACCCCCTCGTTGACCAGCGCGTACGTGAGCGTGTCGGTCGAGGACAGGATCCAGCGGGTCTGCGGGTCCTGCGCCGCGTCGGCCACGGGCACCGACCGCAGGTCGGTCCCGGCGGGAGTCGCCCCCAGGACGCGCCCGTCGGCCGCCTCCAGCACCACGCGCCGGGTGCCGTCGAGGCGTCCCGGTGCCACGGCGCGCGCGGTCCACAGCTGCGGGCCCACCGCCTGCGCGGTGTCGCCCGGGGTGGTGATGGTCGTCGCGGTGGCCGCGTCGGCCGCCGTCAGCGCCTTGCCGCTCTGCACGCCCACCAGCTGGTAGGTGCGCCCGTCGGCGAGTGCCGCGGCGTCGTCCGCCACGCCGCTGACGCCCGCGAGGTCCACGGACGTCACGGACCGGGCCGGGAGCGTGAGCGTGACCGTCCGGGCCGCGGCGTCGACCGCCACGGCCTCGCCCGGCGCCAGCGCGTTCGCGCCCGGCTGGTCGGCCGGCGACTCGGTGGTCACGTACGGCGTCGCGGTCGCCCCCGGGGCGATCGTGCCGAAGTGGCGCAGGTCGACCGTGAGGGTCACCGGCTCGGACGTCGCGTTGGTGTGCACCAGCGTCGTCGACGTGCCGTCGGCCTTGAGCGCGGCCGTCGTGGTCGTCGAGTCGGTGCCGATGACGCGGTCCCCGGGCCGGATGAAGTGCGTGAAGTTGCGTGTGGTGTCGTACTTGGTGCTCGTCTCCACGTGGCACGGCTCGACGCCCGTCCAGTCGCCGTCGGCGTCGTCGACGCGCCGCTCGGACGCGAACACGCGGTCCTCACCGGAG
This region includes:
- a CDS encoding glycoside hydrolase, which produces MTTTSRRSTAGAAVLALTAGLIAAPAVTAPATAAPTGTAVTVTPNPWYAGETFQGWGTSLVWFANATGGYPADVRQDLYDKLFTADGLDLNIARYNIGGGHASDVEDYLRAGGAVPGWWRADPTGDLYGAPTTHANAEAVREAFDPADDRFYDLDADAGQRWWVQQLADDEQITHWETFANSAPWFMTENGYVSGGFDPTTEQLRPDSVDDFAAYLVRVSEALEDAHGIDVATVDPLNEPNTNYWRTTLEDGVPVGGRQEGMHVGPQRQADLIDALAERLRAPGSTTDAVVSAMDETNPGTFVRNWEAYDAQTRANVDQLNVHTYGTGGRVTVRDLAKVADKPLWMSEVEGSWVSGWNPASIVNGLGLAGRIHDDLRELESDAWVFWQPVEDLYNMEPQGENSNWGGVFIDLDCRWYGSGEDRVFASERRVDDADGDWTGVEPCHVETSTKYDTTRNFTHFIRPGDRVIGTDSTTTTAALKADGTSTTLVHTNATSEPVTLTVDLRHFGTIAPGATATPYVTTESPADQPGANALAPGEAVAVDAAARTVTLTLPARSVTSVDLAGVSGVADDAAALADGRTYQLVGVQSGKALTAADAATATTITTPGDTAQAVGPQLWTARAVAPGRLDGTRRVVLEAADGRVLGATPAGTDLRSVPVADAAQDPQTRWILSSTDTLTYALVNEGVGQALEVGGQSTTEGAGVGVYGSNGGANQRWYPRDVEATGVPPVAVSTTVGVAPVLPATVVPTYRWGTGPAAAVVWDDVPAGTWEQAGQVPVTGTATDVYGTTLQVTGTVDVGGFTVTDPVSVTTYEGATLAQVQAAAPAVVPARIGASTATFDTPVTWDWSGVTDESFAAQGVVRVTGAAQSNEAGAEPVAATLHVVVTARSSANIVPLPTTTAEATFTEPGYSIENTRNGDRTDKAWSNWVSTARAGDTLTYTFPVTEVADAAVHFYADGSHRSWASEVAVERRGEDGAWVPVDGSPIAVVEPGDGTAPVVTLDLDGVTATGLRFALTPNPGVHMIVSEVEIGAVAPAASSVADLAALRTNGVDVPGLAPGTTSFDVTVDGSAWPTVVAVPVDAAARVEVTQPSDENGGVATVRVTSPDGTVTTETTVRVVRQAVVRGVTIGGLDADGAAAVRGRLTAVVDADPADARLTYRWAVDGRPVPGAHRATFTPTRKHVGGAVTVTVTATARGFATSTEVTSAPATVVADVDPGKPGDPGKPGKPGKPGKPGDPGKPGKPGKPGKPGKHGGPIGHAGR